The Aeromicrobium sp. Leaf245 genome includes a region encoding these proteins:
- a CDS encoding TetR/AcrR family transcriptional regulator, whose product MSRPPETLRKAPRQDRSRRMVERILEAARLVLVEEGYERATTNRIASRAEVSPGSLYQYFPDKQAILVAVIDRYSAEIGEELTAVLADRLDLPPDQLVRAAYEGLLDVLEEHREYLRLVTQELPLSRVAGHVGQVERRVADLVGAYLTVSRTPTPLPTSASAWLLVRMVEHLSVDYVLQRPDIARDVFVEELVHLTAAHLAARPATAVPAVAEPAGARPDGTGPAARS is encoded by the coding sequence ATGAGCCGACCACCCGAGACCCTGCGCAAGGCGCCCCGCCAGGACCGGTCGCGCCGGATGGTCGAGCGGATCCTCGAGGCTGCCAGGCTGGTCCTCGTCGAGGAGGGGTACGAGCGCGCGACCACCAATCGCATCGCCTCGCGTGCCGAGGTCAGCCCAGGCTCTCTCTACCAGTACTTCCCCGACAAGCAGGCGATCCTGGTGGCGGTCATCGACCGGTACTCCGCCGAGATCGGCGAGGAGCTCACCGCCGTGCTCGCCGACCGGCTCGACCTGCCGCCCGACCAGCTCGTCCGAGCGGCGTACGAGGGACTGCTCGACGTGCTGGAAGAACACCGCGAGTACCTGCGCCTGGTCACCCAGGAGCTGCCCCTCTCCCGCGTCGCCGGCCACGTCGGGCAGGTCGAGCGTCGCGTCGCCGACCTCGTCGGGGCGTACCTGACGGTCTCCCGCACGCCCACGCCGCTGCCCACGTCAGCCTCGGCGTGGCTGCTGGTGCGCATGGTCGAGCACCTCAGCGTCGACTACGTGCTCCAGCGACCCGACATCGCTCGCGACGTGTTCGTCGAGGAGCTGGTGCACCTCACCGCGGCCCACCTCGCCGCCCGGCCGGCCACCGCGGTGCCCGCGGTGGCGGAGCCCGCCGGCGCGCGGCCCGACGGCACGGGACCCGCCGCCCGGAGCTGA
- a CDS encoding peptide chain release factor 3 produces the protein MSSPTSLLAEAARRRTFAVISHPDAGKSTLTEALALHARVISEAGATHGKAGRRATVSDWMEMEKARGISISSTALQFEHEGHVINLVDTPGHADFSEDTYRVLSAVDFAVMLLDGAKGLEPQTLKLFDVCHRSGIPVITVINKWDRPGLDPLELLDQIQQRIDIRPTPITWPIGIAGDFRGVLDRRHGHAVEYERTSGGATRAGETVHAPERADEVFGDPWQEAVGGVELLSADGADHDPESFLAGRTTPVLFAAAALNFGITQLLEVMLELAPAPRARLDAKGDPRPVDSPFSAFVFKIQAGMNTAHRDHVAFARICSGVFERGEVVTHAQSGRPFATKYAQNLFGRDRETTDLAYPGDVIGLVNASQLAIGDTLHLGPTVVYPPIPKFAPEHFATITARDTSRFKQFRRGIEQLDREGVVQVLRSDFRGDQAPVLAAVGPMQFEVVTDRLAREFNAETRLEPLPYTVARRIEPADRETLAGTNGVETFERSDGAALAVFSDRWRLQFVARNHPDITFESLSADVDDRTPTS, from the coding sequence ATGTCCTCCCCCACCTCCCTGCTCGCCGAGGCGGCTCGCCGCCGGACCTTCGCGGTGATCTCGCACCCCGACGCCGGCAAGTCGACGCTCACCGAGGCCCTGGCCCTGCATGCCCGGGTGATCTCGGAGGCCGGCGCCACGCACGGCAAGGCCGGGCGCAGGGCCACCGTCTCGGACTGGATGGAGATGGAGAAGGCCCGCGGCATCTCGATCTCCTCGACGGCGCTGCAGTTCGAGCACGAGGGCCACGTCATCAACCTGGTCGACACCCCGGGTCACGCCGACTTCTCCGAGGACACCTACCGCGTGCTCTCGGCCGTCGACTTCGCGGTGATGCTGCTGGACGGCGCCAAGGGTCTGGAGCCCCAGACGCTCAAGCTGTTCGACGTCTGCCACCGCAGCGGCATCCCCGTCATCACCGTCATCAACAAGTGGGACCGACCGGGACTCGACCCCCTCGAGCTGCTCGACCAGATCCAGCAGCGGATCGACATCCGACCCACGCCGATCACCTGGCCGATCGGCATCGCCGGCGACTTCCGCGGCGTGCTCGACCGTCGGCACGGTCACGCTGTCGAGTACGAGCGCACCTCCGGCGGCGCCACCCGCGCGGGCGAGACGGTCCACGCACCCGAGCGCGCCGACGAGGTCTTCGGCGACCCGTGGCAGGAGGCCGTCGGCGGCGTCGAGCTCCTGAGCGCGGACGGCGCCGACCACGACCCCGAGTCCTTCCTGGCCGGTCGCACCACGCCCGTGCTGTTCGCAGCGGCGGCCCTCAACTTCGGCATCACCCAGCTGCTCGAGGTCATGCTCGAGCTGGCGCCCGCGCCTCGTGCGCGCCTGGACGCGAAGGGCGACCCGCGACCGGTCGACTCCCCCTTCAGCGCCTTCGTGTTCAAGATCCAGGCGGGCATGAACACCGCTCACCGCGACCACGTGGCCTTCGCACGGATCTGCTCGGGCGTGTTCGAGCGCGGCGAGGTCGTCACCCACGCCCAGAGCGGGCGGCCGTTCGCCACCAAGTACGCGCAGAACCTGTTCGGACGCGACCGCGAGACGACCGACCTCGCCTACCCCGGCGACGTGATCGGGCTGGTCAACGCGTCCCAGCTCGCCATCGGCGACACCCTGCACCTCGGCCCGACTGTCGTGTACCCGCCGATCCCCAAGTTCGCCCCCGAGCACTTCGCGACCATCACGGCGCGCGACACCTCGCGCTTCAAGCAGTTCCGCCGCGGCATCGAGCAGCTCGACCGTGAGGGCGTCGTGCAGGTCCTCCGCTCCGACTTCCGCGGCGACCAGGCCCCGGTCCTGGCGGCCGTCGGCCCCATGCAGTTCGAGGTCGTGACCGACCGCCTGGCCCGCGAGTTCAACGCCGAGACCAGGCTCGAGCCCCTCCCCTACACCGTCGCCCGGCGCATCGAGCCGGCCGACCGCGAGACCCTCGCCGGCACCAACGGCGTGGAGACGTTCGAACGCAGCGACGGCGCTGCCCTAGCGGTCTTCTCCGACCGCTGGCGGCTGCAGTTCGTCGCCCGCAACCACCCAGACATCACCTTCGAGTCGCTCTCAGCCGACGTCGATGACCGCACTCCCACCTCCTGA
- a CDS encoding SRPBCC family protein yields the protein MSRISRRTFVAAPTDLVWELAQDFARWHPRLSIYSGGPEADADLVVTVLSQDDETRTLSYSMPEPPFPISEHRATIEVQEGAGTTCYVEWSAEFESDPGIIHLLEDQLGDDVFRLALDKLATAAQDQHAANVLA from the coding sequence ATGAGCCGCATCTCCCGCAGGACCTTCGTCGCCGCCCCCACCGACCTCGTGTGGGAGCTCGCCCAGGACTTCGCCCGTTGGCACCCCCGCCTCAGCATCTACTCCGGAGGCCCGGAGGCGGACGCCGACCTGGTCGTCACGGTGCTGAGCCAGGACGACGAGACCCGCACGCTGTCGTACTCGATGCCGGAGCCGCCGTTCCCGATCTCCGAGCACCGCGCGACGATCGAGGTCCAGGAGGGCGCCGGCACCACGTGCTACGTCGAGTGGTCCGCGGAGTTCGAGTCCGACCCGGGCATCATCCACCTGCTGGAGGACCAGCTCGGCGACGACGTGTTCCGCCTCGCGCTCGACAAGCTGGCCACCGCCGCCCAGGACCAGCACGCCGCCAACGTCCTGGCCTGA
- a CDS encoding GPGG-motif small membrane protein, which yields MWDTILWIAAVVIGIIGVLRIVRGDILWGAVLIVVALLVGPGGVSLLT from the coding sequence ATGTGGGACACCATCTTGTGGATCGCCGCCGTGGTCATCGGCATCATCGGCGTGCTGCGCATCGTGCGCGGCGACATCCTCTGGGGCGCGGTGCTGATCGTCGTGGCGCTGCTCGTCGGACCCGGCGGCGTGAGCCTGCTGACCTGA
- a CDS encoding acyl-CoA desaturase, which translates to MSRKRTPIAPFSASEHNAAPEPLVGADASKRSTIGLEYMSYEELEGFGEELDAIRQRTLDSLGQADADYIRRVIRIQQTFEVLGRIGIFTPFFWPTFVAGIVFLGLSKILENMEIGHNVMHGQYDWMNDPLVDGKRYEWDNVAPAEDWKHGHNYIHHTYTNIHGMDRDIGYGLLRIDDDQPWYPNHRFNLPLAFALMLFFEWGVMYHGLELDEYLGGKMTKKEFRDRKSRAARKARRQVLKDYVTYPVLAIALVPFVGWWAPLAVLGANFAANLIRNIWTFLIIFCGHFPAEVQTFAEEDAQNETRGQWYLRQLLGSANISGSRAFHVMSGNLSHQIEHHLFPDIPARRYPEVAREIRAICEKHGLQYNSGRFSKQLASVARQLAGFSRKPDDPYKQGKSPESKALRRAKREAAQQRESEHAAA; encoded by the coding sequence ATGTCTCGCAAGCGCACCCCGATCGCACCGTTCAGCGCCTCGGAGCACAACGCCGCACCGGAGCCGCTCGTCGGCGCCGACGCCTCCAAGCGGTCCACCATCGGCCTGGAGTACATGAGCTACGAGGAGCTGGAGGGGTTCGGCGAGGAGCTGGACGCCATCCGCCAGCGCACCCTCGACTCGCTCGGCCAGGCCGACGCCGACTACATCCGCCGGGTCATCCGCATCCAGCAGACGTTCGAGGTCCTCGGCCGCATCGGCATCTTCACGCCGTTCTTCTGGCCCACCTTCGTGGCCGGCATCGTGTTCCTCGGCCTCTCCAAGATCCTCGAGAACATGGAGATCGGCCACAACGTCATGCACGGCCAGTACGACTGGATGAACGACCCGCTGGTCGACGGCAAGCGCTACGAGTGGGACAACGTGGCACCGGCCGAGGACTGGAAGCACGGCCACAACTACATCCACCACACGTACACGAACATCCACGGCATGGACCGCGACATCGGCTACGGCCTGCTGCGGATCGACGACGACCAGCCCTGGTACCCGAACCACCGCTTCAACCTGCCGCTCGCCTTCGCGCTGATGCTCTTCTTCGAGTGGGGCGTGATGTACCACGGTCTCGAGCTCGACGAGTACCTCGGCGGCAAGATGACGAAGAAGGAGTTCCGCGACCGCAAGAGCCGCGCCGCGCGCAAGGCTCGCCGCCAGGTGCTCAAGGACTACGTGACCTACCCGGTCCTGGCCATCGCGCTCGTGCCGTTCGTCGGCTGGTGGGCCCCGCTCGCCGTCCTGGGCGCGAACTTCGCGGCCAACCTGATCCGCAACATCTGGACCTTCCTCATCATCTTCTGCGGCCACTTCCCCGCCGAGGTGCAGACCTTCGCCGAGGAGGACGCGCAGAACGAGACCCGCGGCCAGTGGTACCTGCGCCAGCTGCTGGGCTCGGCCAACATCAGCGGCAGCCGCGCCTTCCACGTGATGAGCGGCAACCTGAGCCACCAGATCGAGCACCACCTGTTCCCCGACATCCCGGCGCGCCGCTACCCCGAGGTCGCCCGCGAGATCCGCGCGATCTGCGAGAAGCACGGCCTGCAGTACAACAGCGGCCGGTTCAGCAAGCAGCTCGCGAGTGTCGCTCG
- a CDS encoding ferredoxin reductase yields the protein MGLVRSALASRAVASLTSPKSLDHYLDQVHPLWTVEAVRARVVEVRRETGDASTVVLRPNGAWKGFVPGQHVQFGIEVDGTRRVRVFSVSSSQTASDGTFSVSVKAHPDGYVSQFLHRELQPRTVVYLSQAEGEFVLPAEVPEDLLLLSGGSGITPVMSMARTLRDRGHRGRVTFLHYARSRGDEMFTPELDRLAAELPGATVVRVYTREPEVGAELEGRFALDHLRRLDVDPTVATTFCCGPAGLIATVRDTYDELGARDLLRTEYFKVPSVDLDAADATGTLSFDDAGTSTDNSGSTILEQAEAAGLTPAFGCRMGVCNTCAVKKLSGAVRHVVSGEVSANTDETIKVCVNVPVGDVSVAL from the coding sequence ATGGGACTCGTCCGTTCCGCCCTCGCCTCCCGCGCCGTGGCCTCCTTGACGTCGCCCAAGTCCCTCGACCACTACCTCGACCAGGTCCATCCGCTGTGGACCGTCGAGGCCGTGCGCGCCCGGGTGGTCGAGGTGCGACGCGAGACCGGCGACGCCAGCACCGTGGTGCTGCGTCCCAACGGCGCCTGGAAGGGCTTCGTCCCCGGCCAGCACGTGCAGTTCGGCATCGAGGTCGACGGCACCCGCAGGGTCCGCGTGTTCTCCGTCTCCAGCTCCCAGACCGCGTCCGACGGCACCTTCAGCGTCTCCGTGAAGGCCCACCCCGACGGCTACGTCTCCCAGTTCCTGCACCGCGAGCTCCAGCCCCGCACCGTCGTCTACCTGTCGCAGGCCGAGGGCGAGTTCGTGCTCCCCGCCGAGGTGCCCGAGGACCTCCTGCTGCTGAGCGGCGGGTCCGGCATCACCCCGGTCATGTCGATGGCGCGCACGCTGCGCGACCGCGGGCACCGCGGCCGGGTCACCTTCCTGCACTACGCACGCTCGCGGGGCGACGAGATGTTCACCCCCGAGCTCGACCGCCTGGCCGCCGAGCTCCCCGGAGCCACCGTGGTCCGCGTCTACACGCGCGAGCCCGAGGTCGGGGCCGAGCTCGAGGGCCGCTTCGCACTCGACCACCTGCGCCGGCTCGACGTCGACCCGACGGTCGCCACCACCTTCTGCTGCGGGCCGGCCGGCCTGATCGCCACCGTCCGCGACACCTACGACGAGCTCGGCGCACGCGACCTGCTGCGCACCGAGTACTTCAAGGTCCCGTCCGTCGACCTCGACGCGGCCGACGCCACGGGCACCCTCAGCTTCGACGACGCCGGCACCAGCACCGACAACAGCGGCAGCACCATCCTCGAGCAGGCCGAGGCCGCCGGTCTCACGCCCGCCTTCGGCTGCCGCATGGGCGTCTGCAACACCTGCGCGGTCAAGAAGCTCAGCGGCGCCGTCCGCCACGTCGTCAGCGGCGAGGTCAGCGCCAACACCGACGAGACCATCAAGGTCTGCGTCAACGTCCCTGTCGGCGACGTCAGCGTCGCACTCTAA
- a CDS encoding SRPBCC family protein, protein MSTITETIDVDVDVTTAYDQWTQFEDFPQFMEGVERIDQRDDTHLHWVIKVGPVTREFDATVTEQHPDERVAWRSDDGPEHAGVVTFHRLGDTSTRVTVQMDVDPEGFVEKVADKTGILERRTQGDLRNFKKFIESRGGQETGAWRGDVEHP, encoded by the coding sequence ATGAGCACCATCACCGAGACCATCGACGTCGACGTGGACGTCACCACCGCCTACGACCAGTGGACGCAGTTCGAGGACTTCCCGCAGTTCATGGAGGGCGTCGAGCGCATCGACCAGCGGGACGACACGCACCTGCACTGGGTGATCAAGGTCGGACCGGTCACGCGTGAGTTCGACGCGACCGTCACCGAGCAGCACCCCGACGAGCGGGTCGCCTGGCGCTCCGACGACGGACCTGAGCACGCGGGCGTCGTGACGTTCCACCGCCTCGGCGACACCAGCACCCGTGTGACGGTGCAGATGGACGTCGATCCCGAGGGCTTCGTGGAGAAGGTGGCCGACAAGACCGGCATCCTCGAGCGCCGCACGCAGGGCGACCTGCGGAACTTCAAGAAGTTCATCGAGTCCCGGGGCGGTCAGGAGACCGGCGCCTGGCGGGGCGACGTCGAGCACCCCTGA
- a CDS encoding TetR family transcriptional regulator gives MAEAGRAASPRAETTRQAQKERTRDAILAAALELSRDQGFAQISLRQVARQAGVVPTAFYRHFASMDELGLALVEQSFGTLRAMIRDAQRDPETFADIIDASAEILVRVVKQNKAHFGFVARERASGSDAVRQAIQRELELFISELAVVLARLPHIETWSAEDVKLASGLFVRNMVYRAEQVVQTPDGRTDLEEEIKRKARREMRLIVLGFRDWRS, from the coding sequence GTGGCGGAAGCAGGACGAGCCGCGTCGCCCCGTGCGGAGACGACGCGCCAGGCGCAGAAGGAGCGCACGCGCGACGCGATCCTTGCCGCCGCCCTCGAGCTGAGCCGCGACCAGGGCTTCGCCCAGATCAGCCTGCGCCAGGTCGCCCGCCAGGCCGGTGTGGTCCCGACGGCCTTCTACCGGCACTTCGCGTCGATGGACGAGCTCGGGCTCGCGCTCGTGGAGCAGTCGTTCGGGACCCTGCGGGCGATGATCCGCGACGCGCAGCGCGACCCCGAGACCTTCGCCGACATCATCGACGCGTCGGCCGAGATCCTGGTGCGGGTGGTCAAGCAGAACAAGGCCCACTTCGGCTTCGTCGCCCGGGAGCGTGCGAGCGGCTCCGACGCCGTGCGGCAGGCCATCCAGCGTGAGCTCGAGCTGTTCATCTCCGAGCTCGCCGTGGTGCTGGCGCGGCTCCCGCACATCGAGACGTGGTCGGCCGAGGACGTCAAGCTCGCCTCGGGGCTCTTCGTCCGCAACATGGTCTACCGCGCCGAGCAGGTGGTGCAGACCCCCGACGGTCGCACCGACCTGGAGGAGGAGATCAAGCGCAAGGCCCGCCGCGAGATGCGCCTCATCGTGCTGGGCTTCCGCGACTGGCGGAGCTGA
- a CDS encoding zinc-binding dehydrogenase — protein MVLDTVRASPDVRDVARPVAPDGGVVVEVRATGLCRSDWHAWAGHEDLVFPHVPGHELAGVVSEVGSGVADWAVGDRVTTPFVCGCGRCDWCRAGDAQVCPDQQQPGFTHWGSFAQHVALHAADTNLVAVPDGVEFATAAALGCRFATAYRALVARARLREGEWVTVVGAGGVGLSAVMVAHALGARVVAVDRNPEALAVAARLGAEHTVTADDDVPATVADLTGGGSHVAMDAVGSEQTSATSLLSLRRRGRMVQVGLLPGVEGHPRVPLERAIAWELDVLGSHGMAAVDYPPMMELVASGRLRPDLLVERTIGLQAAAALLPTFDQAAVAGMTMIDPWLPE, from the coding sequence ATGGTCCTCGACACTGTCCGTGCGTCTCCGGACGTGCGGGACGTCGCACGTCCGGTGGCGCCCGACGGCGGGGTCGTCGTCGAGGTTCGTGCCACCGGGCTGTGCCGCAGCGACTGGCACGCCTGGGCCGGGCACGAGGACCTCGTGTTCCCCCACGTCCCGGGGCACGAGCTCGCCGGTGTCGTGAGCGAGGTCGGGTCCGGCGTGGCCGACTGGGCGGTCGGCGACCGGGTCACCACGCCCTTCGTGTGCGGGTGCGGACGCTGCGACTGGTGCCGAGCCGGCGATGCCCAGGTGTGCCCCGACCAGCAGCAGCCCGGCTTCACGCACTGGGGGTCGTTCGCCCAGCACGTCGCCCTGCACGCGGCCGACACGAACCTCGTCGCCGTGCCCGACGGCGTCGAGTTCGCGACCGCCGCCGCCCTGGGCTGCCGGTTCGCGACCGCCTACCGGGCTCTCGTCGCCCGGGCGCGCCTGCGCGAGGGCGAGTGGGTCACGGTGGTCGGTGCCGGCGGCGTCGGCCTGAGCGCCGTCATGGTCGCGCACGCCCTGGGTGCGCGCGTCGTGGCCGTCGACCGCAACCCCGAGGCCCTGGCCGTCGCCGCCCGTCTGGGCGCCGAGCACACCGTGACGGCCGACGACGACGTGCCCGCCACGGTCGCCGACCTGACCGGCGGCGGGTCCCACGTCGCCATGGACGCGGTGGGGAGCGAGCAGACGAGTGCGACGTCGCTGCTGAGCCTGCGGCGTCGGGGCCGCATGGTGCAGGTCGGCCTGCTGCCCGGTGTCGAGGGACATCCGCGAGTCCCGCTCGAGCGGGCCATCGCCTGGGAGCTCGACGTCCTCGGCAGCCACGGCATGGCCGCCGTCGACTATCCGCCGATGATGGAGCTGGTGGCGAGCGGACGACTGCGCCCCGACCTCCTGGTGGAGCGCACCATCGGCCTTCAGGCCGCAGCCGCCCTGCTGCCCACCTTCGACCAGGCGGCCGTGGCCGGGATGACGATGATCGACCCGTGGTTGCCCGAGTGA
- a CDS encoding ribonuclease J → MPLGGLGEVGRNMTAFEHDGKILLVDCGLLFPEEHQPGIDVILPDFSAIRDRLDDVVGLVLTHGHEDHIGATPYLLRERGDIPVIGSKLTLAFVSAKFREHTVDPPLKTVAAGDVMKLGPFELEFIAVNHSIPDGLAVAIRTSAGLVLHTGDFKMDQFPLDDRITDLRAFARLGEEGVDLFLTDSTNAEVPGFTTSERELQPAIETVFRTAPRRIIVSSFASHVHRIQQVLDAAHASRRKVVFVGRSMVRNMALAQELGYLKVPKGLLVDLKAANNLAPNQVVLVCTGSQGEPMAALARMADGTHQIDVGEGDTVLLASSLIPGNENAVFRLINGLAFRGANVVHSGNAKVHVSGHASAGELAYCYNIVRPKHVLPVHGEWRHLHANGAIAERTGIPHSSVLLCTDGDVVDLVDGHARVSGHLPNEHVYVENMVVGRTTEHTLEERRTLANEGMLTIIAIVDVERGTFAEPPEYVMHGLMEDLRDFEPLTQQLASALKKADGKTPADAEESIERTAASWMRRTYRREPIIHAIVVEE, encoded by the coding sequence ATGCCGCTCGGCGGCCTCGGCGAGGTCGGCCGCAACATGACCGCCTTCGAGCACGACGGCAAGATCCTGCTCGTCGACTGCGGCCTGCTGTTCCCCGAGGAGCACCAGCCGGGCATCGACGTGATCCTCCCCGACTTCTCGGCCATCCGTGACCGGCTCGACGACGTGGTGGGCCTCGTGCTCACCCACGGCCACGAGGACCACATCGGTGCCACGCCCTACCTGCTGCGCGAGCGGGGCGACATCCCGGTGATCGGCAGCAAGCTCACCCTCGCGTTCGTGAGCGCCAAGTTCCGCGAGCACACGGTCGACCCGCCCCTGAAGACCGTGGCCGCCGGCGACGTGATGAAGCTCGGTCCGTTCGAGCTGGAGTTCATCGCCGTCAACCACTCCATCCCCGACGGCCTCGCCGTGGCCATCCGCACGTCCGCCGGCCTCGTGCTGCACACCGGCGACTTCAAGATGGACCAGTTCCCGCTCGACGACCGCATCACCGACCTGCGCGCGTTCGCGCGGCTCGGCGAGGAGGGCGTCGACCTGTTCCTCACCGACTCGACCAACGCCGAGGTGCCGGGCTTCACCACCTCCGAGCGCGAGCTGCAGCCGGCCATCGAGACCGTGTTCCGCACGGCCCCGCGCCGCATCATCGTCTCCAGCTTCGCCAGCCACGTGCACCGCATCCAGCAGGTGCTCGACGCCGCGCACGCCAGCCGGCGCAAGGTCGTGTTCGTCGGCCGGTCGATGGTGCGCAACATGGCCCTCGCCCAGGAGCTCGGCTACCTCAAGGTGCCCAAGGGACTGCTGGTGGACCTCAAGGCCGCGAACAACCTCGCCCCGAACCAGGTCGTGCTCGTGTGCACCGGCTCCCAGGGCGAGCCCATGGCCGCACTGGCCCGCATGGCCGACGGCACCCACCAGATCGACGTCGGCGAGGGCGACACCGTGCTCCTGGCCAGCTCGCTCATCCCCGGCAACGAGAACGCCGTCTTCCGGCTCATCAACGGCCTCGCGTTCCGCGGCGCCAACGTGGTGCACTCCGGCAACGCGAAGGTCCACGTGTCGGGCCACGCCAGCGCCGGCGAGCTCGCGTACTGCTACAACATCGTGCGACCCAAGCACGTGCTGCCGGTGCACGGCGAGTGGCGCCACCTGCACGCCAACGGCGCCATCGCCGAGCGCACCGGCATCCCCCACTCCTCGGTGCTGCTGTGCACCGACGGCGACGTCGTCGACCTCGTCGACGGCCACGCCCGGGTCAGCGGACACCTGCCGAACGAGCACGTCTACGTCGAGAACATGGTGGTCGGCCGCACGACCGAGCACACGCTCGAGGAGCGGCGCACCCTCGCCAACGAGGGCATGCTCACGATCATCGCGATCGTCGACGTCGAGCGCGGCACGTTCGCCGAGCCGCCGGAGTACGTGATGCACGGCCTCATGGAGGACCTGCGCGACTTCGAGCCGCTCACCCAGCAGCTGGCCTCGGCCCTGAAGAAGGCGGACGGGAAGACGCCGGCCGACGCCGAGGAGTCCATCGAGCGCACCGCCGCCTCGTGGATGCGTCGCACCTACCGACGCGAGCCGATCATCCACGCCATCGTCGTCGAGGAATGA
- a CDS encoding oxygenase MpaB family protein, with amino-acid sequence MGRPLRVFGRVRQVDESLLRSIGECYLRIDDPGARVAAAFRAKGADRVTHDQLRRALEGDLEGAPPVLRDLLGVVSTTPDWVDWDLLEEGARVYRTFGRNAGDVLLQLSLIGGYRFGGPTDLLVATGGLTGETTVRRLAETQHWTIAVSQPGAMRPGALGWRLTVHVRLMHAIVNQRFSEGDRWDTGHWGAPINQTDQAATLGLFSGALLLGVRALGVPVSKDESRAVMHLWRYIGWLLGVDEAWLFDTEREQHHFNYHVLLSQDDITDAGRRLTQSIVDAQPHLHYRRFARFHRWYAPRRLLSMLRPFLGTASMRELGLPLRLPWATVNALVGNAVRYRVLGRTERGRRHIDTWSARYRDEQLHRYFGDTAPDVGSL; translated from the coding sequence ATGGGTCGCCCCCTGCGGGTGTTCGGTCGGGTGCGTCAGGTCGACGAGTCGCTCCTGCGGTCCATCGGGGAGTGCTACCTGCGCATCGACGACCCCGGAGCGCGGGTGGCCGCGGCGTTCCGTGCGAAGGGCGCGGACCGCGTGACCCACGACCAGCTGCGTCGCGCGCTCGAGGGGGACCTGGAGGGAGCGCCACCGGTGCTCCGCGACCTCCTCGGCGTGGTCTCCACGACGCCGGACTGGGTCGACTGGGACTTGTTGGAGGAGGGTGCGCGGGTCTACCGGACCTTCGGCCGCAACGCGGGCGACGTGCTGCTCCAGCTGTCGCTGATCGGCGGCTACCGCTTCGGCGGGCCCACCGACCTGCTCGTCGCGACCGGTGGACTGACGGGCGAGACGACGGTGCGGCGGCTGGCCGAGACCCAGCACTGGACGATCGCCGTCTCCCAGCCCGGCGCCATGCGCCCCGGAGCGCTCGGCTGGCGACTCACGGTGCACGTCCGGCTCATGCACGCGATCGTGAACCAGCGCTTCTCCGAGGGGGACCGCTGGGACACCGGGCACTGGGGCGCCCCGATCAACCAGACCGACCAGGCCGCGACGCTCGGGCTGTTCTCGGGAGCGCTGCTGCTGGGCGTGCGCGCGCTCGGCGTGCCGGTCTCCAAGGACGAGTCTCGAGCGGTGATGCACCTGTGGCGCTACATCGGCTGGCTGCTGGGCGTGGACGAGGCGTGGCTGTTCGACACCGAGCGCGAGCAGCACCACTTCAACTACCACGTGCTGCTGAGCCAGGACGACATCACCGACGCCGGGCGCAGGCTGACGCAGAGCATCGTCGATGCGCAGCCGCACCTGCACTACCGCCGGTTCGCCCGGTTCCACCGCTGGTACGCACCCCGACGGCTGCTCAGCATGCTCCGGCCGTTCCTCGGCACCGCGAGCATGCGCGAGCTCGGGCTGCCGCTGCGCCTGCCGTGGGCCACGGTCAACGCCCTGGTCGGCAACGCCGTGCGGTACCGCGTGCTGGGCAGGACTGAACGGGGTCGCCGCCACATCGACACGTGGTCCGCGCGCTACCGCGACGAGCAGCTCCACCGGTACTTCGGTGACACCGCGCCCGACGTCGGCTCGCTCTGA
- a CDS encoding MerR family transcriptional regulator, translating to MQIGEIAERVGLSLRTIRFYEEAGLVIPDARSTGGFRLYSEAAVARLELIKKMKPLGFSVEEIGEVLGILDLLQDPAATTEQTQHALDRLDEVRATVVERLEELEAKTEAARGFARDLAAVAQRNRPSE from the coding sequence ATGCAGATCGGCGAGATCGCCGAGCGCGTCGGCCTGAGCCTGCGCACCATCCGCTTCTACGAGGAGGCCGGGCTCGTCATCCCCGACGCGCGCAGCACCGGAGGCTTCCGGCTGTACTCCGAGGCCGCCGTGGCGCGGCTCGAGCTCATCAAGAAGATGAAGCCGCTGGGCTTCTCGGTCGAGGAGATCGGCGAGGTGCTCGGCATCCTCGACCTGCTCCAGGACCCGGCCGCCACGACCGAGCAGACGCAACATGCCCTCGACCGGCTCGACGAGGTCCGGGCGACGGTGGTCGAACGCCTCGAGGAGCTCGAGGCCAAGACCGAGGCGGCCCGTGGCTTCGCGCGGGACCTGGCCGCTGTCGCACAGAGGAACCGCCCGTCCGAGTGA